In Geobacter anodireducens, a genomic segment contains:
- a CDS encoding transcriptional regulator, protein MNQQPEDFPERVKDVRRQLGLSQEELAHALGVSFATVNRWENAKTVPSKLARRQFASFCEDQAMQGKLEMSGNK, encoded by the coding sequence ATGAACCAACAACCCGAGGACTTTCCGGAACGGGTCAAAGACGTGCGGCGCCAACTGGGGCTCTCCCAGGAAGAACTGGCCCATGCCCTGGGGGTGAGCTTTGCCACCGTGAACCGCTGGGAGAATGCGAAGACGGTGCCGTCGAAGTTGGCGAGGCGTCAATTTGCCAGCTTTTGTGAGGACCAGGCAATGCAGGGCAAGCTTGAAATGAGCGGGAACAAGTAA
- a CDS encoding 6-phosphofructokinase has protein sequence MARKIGILTGGGDCPGLNAVIRGVVKSSIIRRGWEVVGIRDGFDGLLYNNRIVPLGLNEVRGILPRGGTILGTSNRGNPFSYPVEVNGKIVLTDVSDEVVANIKNQGIDALVAVGGDGSLKIALELMNKGIPVVGVPKTIDNDLMETDVTFGYNTALETATDALDKLHSTAESHHRVMIMEVMGRYAGWIALESGISGGADVILIPEIPYDISTVCRAVDERRRRGSAFSIIVVAEGAFPRGGSRVVQKRADETNTIERLGGVGQYVARQLGDCLDMDVRVMVLGHLQRGGSPSTFDRCLGSRFGVAAVELIEQEQYGRMVCLRGRDIKSVSIERAVRKLKLVNPGGQMVTAAEELGIVVGRR, from the coding sequence ATGGCGCGTAAAATAGGCATACTGACCGGAGGCGGAGACTGCCCGGGGCTCAATGCGGTGATCAGGGGAGTTGTCAAGAGCTCCATTATCCGGCGCGGCTGGGAAGTGGTCGGTATCAGGGACGGATTCGACGGCCTGCTCTACAACAACAGAATCGTACCGCTCGGCCTCAATGAGGTACGCGGGATACTTCCCCGCGGCGGAACCATCCTCGGCACGTCGAACCGTGGCAATCCTTTTTCATATCCTGTTGAAGTGAATGGTAAAATCGTTTTAACCGACGTGTCGGACGAGGTGGTCGCGAACATCAAAAATCAGGGGATCGACGCACTTGTGGCAGTTGGGGGGGACGGCTCGCTCAAGATCGCCCTAGAGCTCATGAACAAAGGAATTCCCGTTGTGGGCGTGCCGAAGACCATTGACAACGATCTGATGGAGACCGATGTCACCTTCGGTTACAACACCGCCCTGGAAACCGCAACCGATGCCCTGGACAAGCTTCACTCCACGGCCGAGAGCCACCACCGGGTCATGATCATGGAGGTCATGGGACGCTATGCCGGCTGGATCGCGCTCGAATCGGGCATCAGCGGCGGCGCGGACGTGATTCTCATTCCCGAGATACCCTACGATATCAGCACGGTCTGCCGTGCGGTCGACGAGCGGCGTAGACGGGGAAGTGCTTTCAGCATCATCGTGGTGGCTGAGGGGGCGTTCCCGCGCGGCGGCAGCCGGGTCGTGCAGAAACGGGCCGATGAAACGAACACCATTGAGCGGCTCGGAGGGGTCGGCCAATACGTGGCCCGGCAACTGGGGGACTGTCTCGACATGGATGTTCGCGTCATGGTCCTGGGCCATCTTCAGCGGGGCGGTTCGCCATCTACCTTTGATCGCTGCCTCGGAAGCCGCTTCGGCGTTGCCGCCGTAGAGCTCATCGAACAGGAACAGTATGGACGGATGGTCTGCCTGCGCGGCCGCGACATCAAATCGGTATCCATCGAAAGGGCGGTGCGGAAGCTGAAACTGGTGAACCCCGGCGGCCAGATGGTGACTGCGGCAGAAGAGCTCGGCATCGTGGTGGGGCGGCGGTAG
- a CDS encoding SsrA-binding protein — MGEKLICNNKKAFHDFFIEERFEAGMVLKGTEVKSLRDGKANLNDSFALIRNGEIFLHNLHINPYAFGNRENHDPDRLRKLLMHKKEIEKLFGKIREKGYSVVPLRLYFKNGLAKVELGLAKGKKLYDKREDMKKKDQSREMAQALREKSKSH, encoded by the coding sequence ATGGGAGAAAAGCTGATCTGCAATAACAAGAAAGCGTTTCACGATTTCTTCATAGAAGAGCGTTTTGAAGCGGGAATGGTGCTGAAGGGGACCGAGGTGAAATCCCTGCGCGACGGCAAGGCAAACCTCAACGACTCCTTTGCCTTGATCCGTAATGGTGAAATCTTTCTGCACAATCTCCACATCAATCCCTACGCGTTCGGCAACCGGGAGAACCACGATCCTGACAGGCTGCGCAAGCTCCTGATGCATAAGAAAGAGATCGAAAAGCTCTTCGGCAAGATCCGCGAAAAGGGATACTCGGTTGTTCCGTTGCGCCTCTACTTCAAGAATGGCCTCGCCAAGGTCGAGTTGGGACTTGCCAAGGGCAAGAAGCTCTATGACAAGCGGGAAGACATGAAGAAGAAAGACCAGTCGAGGGAGATGGCCCAGGCCCTCAGAGAAAAGAGCAAGAGTCACTGA
- a CDS encoding pantoate--beta-alanine ligase, protein MRIIDSVADMQAFSRNARRSGKTIALVPTMGYLHDGHASLMREGRTRADILVVSIFVNPTQFGPSEDFTTYPRDLERDRQVAAAAGADVIFAPRADDMYPAGFQTYVDVEKVTLPLCGASRPGHFRGVTTVVAKLFNIVMPHTAFFGKKDFQQLAVIRRMVADLNMDLSIVGMPIIREPDGLAMSSRNAYLGPQERTNALCLNRSLAAARNLFTHGERSVARLREKVLRIITEVPGAAIDYADFRDSETLEAVETANEKTLLALAVKMGTTRLIDNCVLGEEQ, encoded by the coding sequence ATGCGCATCATAGATTCTGTTGCCGACATGCAGGCGTTTTCCCGCAACGCCCGGCGGTCGGGGAAAACCATTGCCCTGGTCCCCACCATGGGCTATCTCCACGACGGTCACGCCTCGCTCATGCGCGAGGGGCGCACCCGCGCGGACATCCTGGTGGTGAGCATCTTTGTCAACCCGACCCAGTTCGGCCCCAGCGAGGATTTCACCACGTACCCCCGCGACCTGGAGCGGGACCGGCAGGTTGCCGCAGCGGCCGGGGCGGACGTGATCTTCGCCCCCCGGGCCGATGACATGTACCCTGCCGGATTCCAGACCTATGTCGATGTGGAAAAGGTGACGCTTCCTCTCTGCGGAGCGAGCCGTCCGGGACACTTCCGCGGGGTGACCACCGTCGTGGCCAAGCTCTTCAATATCGTCATGCCCCACACGGCGTTTTTCGGCAAGAAGGACTTCCAACAACTGGCCGTAATCCGCCGGATGGTTGCGGATCTGAACATGGATCTGAGCATCGTGGGCATGCCCATTATCCGCGAGCCGGACGGATTGGCAATGAGCTCCCGCAACGCCTACCTGGGGCCGCAGGAGCGCACCAACGCCCTCTGCCTCAATCGGTCCCTTGCCGCCGCACGAAACCTGTTCACCCATGGCGAGCGGAGCGTCGCGCGCCTGCGCGAAAAGGTGCTGCGGATAATCACCGAAGTACCTGGCGCCGCCATCGACTATGCTGATTTCCGTGACAGTGAAACCCTTGAGGCGGTGGAAACGGCCAATGAAAAGACACTTCTCGCCCTGGCCGTGAAGATGGGAACAACGAGGCTGATCGACAACTGCGTTCTGGGTGAGGAGCAGTAG
- a CDS encoding glutamate decarboxylase, whose product MPKNRDAARASLENLYRIFTVPEAPDSTLGAIDQAISGDVTGFLQTHIVAIERDLEDIEANFSSFAIPEEPTYVSEYTEFVKENLVAHSVHTASPAFVGHMTSALPYFMLPLARLMTALNQNVVKVETSKAFTPMERQVLAMLHHLVYRRDEDFYPSWIHNSRHALGAFCSGGTIANITALWVARNRLFAPNGAFRGIAREGLARALKHRGADGIAVLVSERGHYSLGKAADLLGIGRDDLVKVKTEANNRIDLKALREECRRLQDRNTLPLALVGIAGTTETGNVDPLEAMADLAQELGCHFHVDAAWGGPTLFSDRHRSLLKGIERADSVTIDGHKQLYVPMGAGMVVFKDPTALSAIEHHANYILRHGSKDLGSHTLEGSRPGKAMLVHAGFSIIGRKGYELLIDMGIERARTFADMIRQHPDFELISEPELNILTYRYCPAAVQQTLHDVTDRERADINALLDQVCQLLQKFQREAGKTFVSRTRLHVAHHDRELTVLRVVLANPLTTNEILESVLAEQCELVQLPEIQAVLQQVEELCTGLAKAASW is encoded by the coding sequence ATGCCGAAAAATCGTGACGCAGCTCGTGCCAGCCTTGAGAACCTCTACCGGATCTTCACCGTGCCTGAAGCACCCGATTCGACCCTCGGTGCCATCGATCAGGCCATATCCGGCGATGTCACCGGCTTCCTGCAGACCCATATCGTTGCCATCGAGCGCGATCTGGAAGATATCGAAGCGAATTTTTCCTCCTTCGCCATTCCGGAAGAACCTACCTACGTTTCCGAATACACCGAATTCGTCAAAGAGAACCTCGTCGCCCACTCGGTTCATACCGCCTCGCCGGCGTTCGTCGGGCACATGACCTCGGCGCTCCCGTACTTCATGCTGCCGCTGGCGCGTCTTATGACCGCCCTCAACCAGAACGTGGTCAAGGTGGAGACATCCAAGGCCTTTACGCCGATGGAACGGCAGGTCCTCGCCATGCTCCATCATCTGGTGTATCGCCGCGACGAAGACTTCTACCCATCATGGATTCATAACAGCCGGCATGCCCTGGGTGCCTTCTGCTCCGGCGGTACCATCGCCAATATCACGGCCCTGTGGGTGGCACGCAACCGTCTGTTTGCCCCGAACGGAGCATTTCGCGGCATTGCCCGGGAGGGGCTGGCCCGTGCGCTCAAGCATCGCGGCGCGGACGGCATTGCCGTGCTCGTCTCCGAACGGGGGCACTACTCCCTGGGAAAGGCGGCCGACCTGCTCGGCATCGGCCGGGACGATCTGGTCAAGGTGAAAACCGAAGCGAACAACCGCATCGACCTCAAGGCACTGAGAGAAGAGTGCCGGCGCCTCCAAGACCGGAACACGCTCCCGCTGGCGCTGGTCGGCATCGCCGGAACCACCGAAACCGGCAACGTGGACCCTCTGGAGGCGATGGCCGATCTTGCCCAGGAACTTGGCTGTCATTTCCATGTGGACGCCGCCTGGGGTGGACCGACCCTTTTTTCCGATCGCCACCGCTCCCTGCTCAAGGGTATCGAGCGGGCCGACTCGGTCACCATTGACGGGCACAAGCAGCTCTATGTGCCCATGGGGGCGGGAATGGTCGTCTTCAAGGATCCCACCGCCCTGTCAGCCATCGAGCATCACGCCAACTACATCCTGCGCCACGGTTCCAAGGATCTGGGCAGCCATACCCTGGAGGGATCACGGCCGGGGAAGGCGATGCTGGTACATGCCGGTTTCTCGATCATTGGACGCAAAGGGTACGAACTGCTGATCGACATGGGGATCGAACGTGCTCGCACCTTTGCCGACATGATCAGGCAGCATCCCGATTTCGAACTGATCAGCGAACCGGAACTGAATATCCTCACGTACCGCTACTGCCCGGCCGCCGTTCAGCAGACCTTGCACGACGTGACGGACCGGGAACGCGCCGATATCAATGCGCTCCTCGATCAGGTCTGCCAGTTGCTGCAGAAATTCCAGCGCGAAGCCGGGAAAACCTTTGTCTCCCGGACACGGCTGCATGTGGCGCACCATGACCGGGAACTCACCGTGTTGCGCGTCGTCCTGGCCAACCCGCTGACAACCAACGAGATTCTGGAGTCCGTACTGGCGGAGCAGTGTGAACTCGTGCAATTGCCGGAGATTCAGGCAGTGCTGCAGCAGGTGGAAGAGCTCTGTACCGGTCTGGCAAAAGCCGCCTCATGGTAG
- a CDS encoding chemotaxis protein: protein MESGAVFKNRSSLYGVLGCALGIGAPIAWTFIRLIFFSDPGQPLLGQVFSDITRSTYQVALYTYMGMGTALVLAVVGHHIGKTSDELHKRAAELNLLHQEVASQKEIFENRYRILDNNIKNFHQISSKIQKSIDVDEVLRLCAEGLHDVLGYERVNILMADAARASLSFVAAVGTSDFNLAGVSLPLDQRGGVISKCFTDRQLYMIDDISAYPTDFRLQPPFDAIRALRSKSFVICPIVVKGEAIGVFAVDNRSSRRSLNDTDVDTIKLFADQASSAIVRINLLKAIGTLTSELETTFADLLKNRDHYSRYVVNLKEAVNSVADGTAHIASASESVLSAVDETSSAVSNIYVAIEQVTRNIDYLSESIDKSVSAMEELNSSIKNVEQSAAISHQVSSTVKEKADSGRAVVDETIQALDEIQRSVDQSFEAMKRLSENSGKIESIVGVINDITKRTNLLALNASIIAAQAGEYGKSFGVVADEIRNLSLQTGQSTGEITGIIEEIMRESRSAAQNITASKDLVQRGVELGGIMGQSLQVIHESSTRSMDMTHEIKTATEEQARSVQLVTNSIENVSSMSTQIYKASKEQSDAAMSIVRSVDTIKEMAQEMVRATVKQVEDGSEIKKSVEAVGEMVTRIFEDMEVRREESGEVVKELELMKKIAS from the coding sequence ATGGAATCCGGTGCTGTATTCAAAAACAGGAGCAGCCTGTACGGGGTTCTCGGCTGTGCGCTGGGAATCGGCGCTCCCATTGCCTGGACCTTTATCCGCCTCATTTTCTTTTCCGACCCCGGCCAGCCCCTCCTGGGGCAGGTATTCTCCGATATTACCCGGTCAACCTACCAAGTAGCCCTCTATACGTACATGGGAATGGGCACTGCCCTTGTCCTGGCCGTGGTGGGGCACCATATCGGAAAGACGAGCGACGAACTGCACAAGCGCGCCGCCGAACTGAACCTGCTGCATCAGGAAGTCGCGTCGCAAAAGGAAATATTTGAAAACCGCTATCGGATTCTCGACAACAACATCAAGAATTTTCACCAGATCAGCAGCAAGATTCAGAAATCCATTGACGTGGACGAGGTCCTGCGGCTGTGCGCCGAGGGACTCCACGATGTTCTCGGCTACGAGCGGGTCAACATTCTCATGGCGGATGCCGCGCGGGCCTCGCTTTCGTTCGTGGCAGCCGTGGGCACCTCTGACTTCAACCTCGCCGGCGTTTCGCTGCCCCTGGATCAACGGGGTGGGGTGATCAGCAAGTGTTTTACCGACCGCCAGCTCTACATGATCGACGACATCAGCGCCTATCCGACGGATTTCCGGCTCCAGCCCCCCTTTGACGCCATCAGGGCCCTCAGATCCAAAAGCTTCGTGATCTGCCCCATCGTCGTCAAGGGGGAAGCCATCGGTGTTTTCGCCGTGGACAACCGTTCGAGCCGCCGTTCGCTCAACGATACGGACGTGGACACCATCAAGCTCTTTGCCGACCAAGCCTCGTCGGCGATTGTCCGCATCAACCTGCTCAAGGCTATCGGGACGCTGACGTCGGAACTGGAAACCACCTTTGCCGATCTGCTCAAGAACCGCGATCATTACTCCCGCTACGTGGTCAACCTGAAGGAAGCGGTCAACTCCGTGGCCGACGGCACCGCCCACATCGCTTCAGCGTCCGAGAGCGTTCTCTCGGCGGTGGATGAGACGAGTTCCGCCGTGAGCAATATCTATGTGGCCATTGAGCAGGTAACGCGGAACATCGACTACCTGTCGGAGTCCATCGACAAGTCGGTGTCGGCCATGGAGGAGCTGAACTCTTCCATCAAGAACGTGGAGCAGAGCGCCGCCATCTCGCACCAGGTATCGAGCACGGTCAAGGAAAAGGCCGACAGCGGCCGGGCCGTGGTGGATGAGACCATCCAGGCCCTGGACGAGATCCAGCGTTCGGTTGACCAGTCCTTCGAGGCCATGAAGCGCCTTTCCGAGAACAGCGGCAAGATCGAAAGCATTGTCGGCGTGATCAACGACATCACCAAGCGAACCAACCTCCTGGCACTGAACGCGTCCATCATCGCGGCCCAGGCGGGAGAGTACGGCAAGAGCTTCGGCGTCGTGGCCGACGAGATCCGCAACCTGTCGCTCCAGACCGGCCAGTCCACCGGGGAGATTACCGGCATTATCGAGGAAATCATGCGGGAATCCCGCTCCGCGGCCCAGAACATAACCGCCTCCAAAGACTTGGTCCAGCGAGGGGTCGAGTTGGGCGGCATCATGGGGCAGTCGCTTCAGGTCATTCACGAGAGCTCCACCCGCTCCATGGACATGACCCACGAGATCAAGACCGCCACCGAGGAGCAGGCGCGCAGCGTCCAGTTGGTCACCAACTCCATCGAGAACGTGAGCAGCATGAGCACGCAGATCTACAAGGCCTCCAAGGAACAATCCGATGCCGCCATGAGCATTGTCCGCTCCGTTGACACCATCAAGGAGATGGCCCAGGAGATGGTGAGGGCAACGGTCAAGCAGGTCGAGGACGGGTCGGAGATCAAGAAATCGGTGGAGGCGGTCGGCGAGATGGTAACGCGAATCTTCGAGGACATGGAAGTCCGGCGCGAGGAGAGCGGCGAGGTGGTAAAAGAGCTCGAATTGATGAAGAAGATCGCCAGTTGA
- a CDS encoding metal-dependent hydrolase produces MELYAASYLVPISSPPVAGGALAVDNGRIVDTGTLAELRARYGCPVHDFPGCAILPGLVNAHTHLELTHFPSWKIRKGIDYSPRTYVDWIIQVIKIRRALTRQELELSVREGLRICLEAGTTAIGEILTDRSLLPLYAGSGLAGRLFFEAIGHDPVRSAELISELGTAVASFPAGDFLPGLSPHAPHTVSEQLHQDVRRLAEKHNVPRIIHLAESREESDFFFDSTGNIAELLYPHVRWESYLPAPRRATATAWLDGLGVLGGDMSAVHCVHLTPSDAETLAKRGIGIVLCPRSNEKLAVGRAPVAFLKKLGIPLSLGTDSLASNDSLSLWDEMRYLLDLFPDVFTPSEVLAMATLGPARQLALADWAGSLEKGKRADLLVIKLPDPQSTGEGLHEAVIGNGELIHVILSGRFTDRPEHR; encoded by the coding sequence ATGGAGCTCTACGCCGCCTCATACCTTGTGCCCATTTCATCGCCCCCCGTCGCCGGCGGCGCGCTAGCCGTGGACAATGGCCGGATAGTTGATACGGGCACGCTCGCCGAGCTCCGCGCCCGGTACGGCTGTCCTGTTCACGACTTTCCGGGCTGCGCCATTCTTCCCGGCCTCGTCAACGCCCATACCCATCTGGAGCTTACCCACTTCCCGTCATGGAAAATCCGCAAGGGAATCGACTACTCGCCCCGGACGTACGTGGACTGGATCATCCAGGTAATCAAAATCCGCCGGGCCCTGACGCGGCAGGAACTGGAACTTTCCGTACGGGAAGGGCTGCGTATCTGCCTTGAAGCGGGGACCACGGCCATCGGCGAAATTCTCACCGACCGGTCGCTCCTCCCTCTGTATGCCGGCTCCGGCCTGGCGGGGCGGCTCTTCTTCGAGGCCATCGGCCACGATCCGGTCCGCAGCGCCGAGCTCATCTCGGAGCTTGGCACTGCCGTGGCTTCTTTTCCCGCCGGAGACTTTCTGCCGGGCCTCTCGCCCCATGCCCCCCACACCGTTTCCGAACAGCTCCATCAGGATGTCCGCCGGCTTGCGGAAAAACACAACGTGCCGCGCATCATCCATCTGGCCGAATCCCGGGAGGAGAGTGATTTCTTCTTCGATTCGACCGGGAATATCGCTGAGCTGCTCTATCCCCACGTCAGGTGGGAGTCGTACCTCCCCGCCCCGAGACGTGCTACCGCAACCGCCTGGCTCGACGGCCTCGGCGTGCTCGGTGGCGACATGTCGGCGGTCCATTGCGTTCATCTTACGCCGTCGGATGCCGAAACCCTTGCCAAGCGCGGCATCGGCATTGTGCTTTGCCCCCGGAGCAATGAGAAGCTTGCCGTGGGGCGCGCACCTGTCGCCTTTTTGAAAAAGCTCGGCATTCCTCTTTCCTTGGGCACCGACTCGCTGGCCAGCAACGATTCCCTCTCCCTGTGGGACGAAATGCGCTACCTCCTCGATCTCTTCCCGGACGTCTTCACCCCGTCGGAGGTCCTTGCCATGGCGACCCTCGGTCCGGCGCGACAACTCGCTCTTGCCGACTGGGCAGGGTCCCTTGAGAAGGGCAAGCGTGCCGACCTGCTCGTCATTAAACTCCCGGATCCACAGAGCACCGGCGAGGGGCTCCACGAAGCCGTTATCGGCAACGGGGAGCTTATCCATGTGATTCTGTCCGGCAGATTCACCGACCGGCCAGAGCACCGCTAA
- a CDS encoding helicase, whose product MTRQHTDLTFFTNDQHQTLLDRFKATLADTRLFDVLVGYFRSSGFYQLHDSIEPVGKTRILVGLGIDEESSRALDAYRSQAVLDFESHKGAKTQFQDNLIEEIERAEEPDDRLELGLRKFIEFLQADSSEPSADLARGGNGKKLEIRAFPSRNIHAKVYIGRFAPDDRDYGFVITGSSNFSYSGLVANREFNVELRQRRDVEFALAQFEELWQQSVDISEEFVDAVLKKTWLNDSITPYELYLKLIYEYLQEDINLQDNIEIFLPEGFMSLQYQQQAVQQAMKRLNEHNGVFLADVVGLGKTFIAAQLLQQIKGRILVICPPVLKSYWEESLHDFRVPARVESLGKLEKVIRFGLDRFDYVVVDEAHRFRNETTRSYADLLDICRGKKVILVTATPLNNTIDDIFAQLKLFQTPKNSTIPGIPNLERFFAALRGRFKGLDRTDPAYKETIKEVSREIRERILKHVMVRRTRSDVMTYFKKDTENQRLFFPEVQDPRRIVYEFEGRLETIFNQTIGLLHEFRYARYIPLLYYTGSRQLSEFERQQQRNVGGFMKGILIKRLESSFYAFRKSVRRFIESYERFVAMYDGGTVYISKDIDVYDLLDNDDVDALEHYVEEEKAQKYPSEDFRSDFISDLRHDLQLLRQVEKFWKGVDQDPKLDAFSAQLDKDRVLKDRRLVVFTESKETGDYLFERINQLYPGRVMFFSSQGGRAGSPAVTHNPAFARDLIKAAFDPNQKESDDKLRILITTDVLSEGINLHRGNVLINYDLPWNPTRVLQRAGRVNRLGTEHPDIYIYNFFPTTQADSHLGLEANITNKIQMFHDILGEDAKYLSDGEEIGSQELFDTLNRKQAYTGEEQEGDSELKYLEMMRVLRDEAPELFERIKRLPKKARSGRRVDDLAADQLVTFFRIGPLKKFYCNQAGESAEITFFEAVNLLECSPETPRQAIPKDYYHWLETNKQRFAQDTLQDDEPAGSAGGRSNAAYIEKRLKDKVFRNCKKFTDADEEFLEGVRKMIAQGLMAKKIAQTIKKAFEKTLDPLELLAILRKHIRSVDEGNNRQSGRSSGARREIILSGYQIAGGGE is encoded by the coding sequence ATGACCAGACAACATACGGATCTCACCTTCTTCACCAACGATCAGCACCAGACCCTTCTGGATCGTTTCAAGGCAACCCTTGCCGATACGCGGCTGTTCGATGTTCTGGTAGGGTATTTTCGATCCAGCGGTTTTTACCAGCTACATGACAGCATCGAACCTGTCGGGAAGACACGCATCCTGGTCGGTCTGGGTATCGACGAGGAATCCTCCCGGGCGCTGGATGCCTACCGCTCCCAGGCGGTTCTCGATTTCGAATCGCACAAGGGTGCCAAGACCCAGTTCCAGGACAATCTGATCGAGGAGATCGAGCGGGCCGAAGAGCCGGATGACCGACTGGAATTAGGCCTGAGAAAATTCATTGAATTTTTGCAGGCCGATAGTTCCGAACCGAGTGCCGACCTTGCCCGTGGGGGTAATGGCAAGAAGCTTGAAATCCGTGCCTTCCCATCCAGAAATATCCACGCCAAGGTTTATATCGGTCGGTTTGCCCCGGATGACCGGGACTACGGCTTTGTCATCACCGGATCGAGCAATTTCTCTTATTCCGGCCTGGTAGCGAACAGGGAGTTCAATGTCGAACTGAGACAGCGGCGAGATGTCGAATTCGCACTCGCGCAATTTGAGGAGCTCTGGCAGCAGTCGGTCGATATCTCCGAAGAGTTTGTCGATGCCGTACTGAAAAAAACCTGGCTGAATGATTCCATCACCCCTTACGAGCTCTATCTGAAGCTCATTTATGAATATCTGCAGGAAGATATCAATCTGCAGGACAACATCGAAATATTCCTCCCGGAAGGATTCATGTCGCTGCAGTACCAGCAGCAGGCGGTGCAGCAGGCCATGAAGAGGCTCAACGAGCATAACGGCGTCTTCCTCGCCGACGTCGTGGGTCTGGGTAAAACCTTCATCGCCGCACAATTGCTGCAGCAGATCAAAGGGCGGATTCTGGTCATCTGCCCGCCGGTCCTCAAGAGCTACTGGGAGGAAAGTCTCCACGATTTCCGTGTGCCGGCCCGGGTCGAATCCCTGGGCAAGTTGGAAAAGGTCATTCGGTTCGGTCTCGATCGCTTCGACTACGTGGTTGTGGATGAAGCGCATCGTTTCCGCAACGAGACCACACGGTCCTATGCCGACCTGCTCGATATCTGCCGTGGCAAAAAAGTCATTCTGGTGACAGCCACGCCGCTCAACAATACCATCGACGACATTTTCGCCCAGCTCAAGCTGTTCCAGACGCCGAAAAATTCCACCATCCCCGGAATCCCCAACCTGGAGCGGTTTTTTGCTGCCTTGCGAGGGCGCTTCAAAGGGCTGGACCGTACCGATCCGGCTTACAAGGAGACCATCAAGGAGGTCTCCCGCGAGATTCGCGAACGCATCCTCAAACATGTCATGGTCCGGCGCACCCGTTCCGACGTCATGACCTACTTCAAGAAAGATACGGAAAACCAGAGGCTCTTTTTCCCCGAAGTGCAGGACCCGCGCCGGATCGTTTACGAGTTTGAAGGACGCCTGGAGACCATATTCAACCAGACCATCGGCCTGCTTCACGAATTCCGTTACGCCCGCTACATCCCCCTGCTTTATTACACCGGCAGCAGGCAGCTCTCCGAATTTGAACGCCAGCAGCAGCGCAACGTCGGCGGGTTCATGAAGGGGATTCTGATCAAGCGCCTGGAGAGCAGCTTTTATGCGTTCCGCAAGAGTGTCCGCCGCTTCATCGAATCCTACGAGCGGTTTGTCGCCATGTACGATGGCGGGACGGTCTATATCAGCAAGGACATCGATGTTTACGACCTGCTCGATAACGACGATGTCGATGCCCTTGAGCACTACGTCGAGGAGGAAAAGGCGCAGAAATATCCCTCCGAGGATTTCCGAAGCGACTTCATTTCTGACCTTCGGCACGACCTGCAGCTCCTTCGCCAAGTGGAGAAGTTCTGGAAGGGCGTCGATCAGGATCCGAAGCTTGACGCCTTCAGTGCTCAGCTCGACAAGGATCGGGTGCTGAAAGACCGCCGTCTGGTTGTTTTCACCGAATCGAAGGAGACCGGCGATTATCTTTTCGAGCGAATCAATCAGCTCTACCCCGGCCGCGTCATGTTCTTCAGCAGCCAGGGAGGGCGGGCCGGCAGCCCGGCCGTGACCCACAACCCGGCTTTCGCCCGTGATCTGATCAAGGCCGCCTTCGATCCCAACCAGAAGGAAAGCGACGACAAGCTGCGCATCCTGATCACCACGGATGTGCTCTCCGAGGGGATCAACCTGCATCGGGGCAACGTGCTGATCAACTATGATCTGCCCTGGAATCCGACCCGGGTGCTGCAGCGGGCCGGGCGGGTCAACCGCCTGGGGACCGAGCATCCAGACATCTACATCTACAACTTCTTTCCGACCACCCAAGCCGACTCGCATCTCGGGCTGGAGGCCAACATCACCAACAAGATCCAGATGTTCCACGACATTCTCGGGGAGGATGCCAAGTATCTTTCCGACGGCGAAGAGATCGGCAGCCAGGAGCTGTTCGATACCTTGAACCGCAAACAGGCCTATACCGGTGAGGAGCAGGAGGGGGATTCCGAGCTGAAATATCTGGAGATGATGCGGGTGCTGCGCGACGAAGCGCCGGAGCTGTTCGAGAGGATCAAGCGTCTGCCGAAAAAAGCCCGGTCCGGTCGCCGGGTGGACGACCTCGCTGCTGACCAACTGGTGACCTTCTTCCGAATCGGTCCGCTGAAAAAATTCTACTGCAACCAGGCCGGCGAGAGTGCCGAGATCACCTTCTTCGAGGCGGTCAACCTGCTGGAATGTTCTCCCGAGACGCCCCGGCAAGCGATTCCGAAGGATTATTACCACTGGCTGGAGACCAACAAGCAACGCTTTGCCCAGGACACCCTTCAGGACGATGAGCCGGCCGGTTCCGCTGGCGGGCGCTCCAATGCCGCCTATATCGAGAAGCGCCTGAAGGACAAGGTGTTCCGCAACTGTAAGAAGTTCACCGACGCCGATGAAGAATTCCTCGAAGGGGTGCGCAAGATGATCGCCCAGGGGTTGATGGCCAAGAAGATCGCCCAAACCATCAAGAAGGCTTTCGAGAAGACCCTCGATCCGCTGGAGCTGCTCGCCATCCTGCGCAAGCATATCCGCTCGGTGGATGAAGGAAACAATCGTCAATCGGGGCGCTCTTCCGGTGCACGGAGGGAGATCATCCTTTCCGGGTATCAGATTGCGGGAGGCGGGGAGTAA